One stretch of Pomacea canaliculata isolate SZHN2017 linkage group LG1, ASM307304v1, whole genome shotgun sequence DNA includes these proteins:
- the LOC112567911 gene encoding PH and SEC7 domain-containing protein 2-like isoform X2, whose translation MASKTSPSPSRIPVPVRSPASSSPIPPCYPVREVGSDTSVIPAKRTDNRVRSNSENGIVADTGKSGLVSPQSAKGKGFETFLMTGDMIIRTTPPHQKSRGMEEASSPKSKRIVYDDVEKENMFSLETSSKVSTPSHNESQLIPMPKAPVASFEELSDMSHSSSSGEFVETIRPHGLALTPDSTSLLADTSRLDEAMETLGKLESSLLGSECHSADSTLHEAPSSGDSGVHQDSNSSDSDTAEKKLPCSEDMDGMIRLMTTSMSDEKIVTSASKSEATRPLVRTSKSHENYLQSEAGMALVAIDIDDQNFAYSLDTLTYQDTNSDSSNEKVSELPQQSRSLQNSPEKKSDHVIGEREFIPGFISLEDSKPQKGRTKQDDESGRRYDENGYGQSGDTSPTSDSNGYGDNGLYADGDVDIMQLSMRSDDSDAESLYHQPTKGVDQPSAARLAKRLFNLEGFRKSDVSRHLCKKNDFSNLVAEEYLKYFDFRGDSLDISLRKFLNKFCLTGETQERERVLAHFSRHFMECNPGAFNSEDACHTLTCAIMLLNTDLHGQNLGRKMTCADFIENLSELNDGDNFPKEVLKSIYQSIKTDPIEWAVEESLPEGEPQVDELGTGPLPVSMPSHALNANPFLDLPDPGKTVEYREGYVMRKCCMEPDRRKTPLGKRGWKMVYAVLRDLILYQYKDEHQVRKGQFVESAHNVVRIHHALATKATDYTKKQHVFRLQTADWAEFLFQTGSSRELQEWIDTINLVAATLSAPPLPAGVGSQARFQRPLMPSSCTKLSIHEQLKCHEQRVAQMEQEMQLHRAAAPEKGSKSSAISNYIEKEHYLEFELKRFKTYIYLLQAKIMAPPELEPSLVETAIGEDEEISLHGSPVASAPRPYYGPMSSMAMGTSASIGKGAFSKPVQRSLSDRNRFE comes from the exons ATGGCTAGCAAGACATCCCCTAGCCCTTCAAGGATCCCAGTGCCTGTGAGATCACCAGCATCATCCTCACCTATCCCTCCATGTTACCCTGTTCGGGAAGTGGGTTCCGATACATCTGTCATCCCTGCAAAGCGTACTGACAACAGAGTGCGAAGCAACAGTGAGAATGGGATTGTGGCAGACACTGGAAAGTCAGGGCTTGTGTCTCCTCAGTCAGCAAAGGGTAAAGGTTTTGAAACCTTCCTCATGACTGGTGACATGATCATAAGAACCACACCACCACATCAGAAGTCACGGGGCATGGAGGAAGCTTCATCTCCTAAGTCCAAAAGAATTGTTTATGATGATGTAGAGAAggaaaatatgttttccttGGAGACATCGTCTAAAGTAAGCACTCCATCCCATAATGAATCCCAGCTCATCCCCATGCCTAAGGCGCCAGTGGCGAGTTTCGAGGAACTCTCTGACATGTCCCATTCTTCATCCTCTGGTGAATTTGTAGAAACTATAAGGCCACATGGCCTGGCTCTAACACCTGATTCCACATCACTTCTGGCAGACACTTCACGTCTGGATGAAGCTATGGAAACTTTGGGCAAGCTGGAGTCATCACTGCTGGGGAGCGAGTGCCATAGTGCCGACAGCACGCTGCATGAGGCACCAAGTTCTGGGGACAGTGGCGTCCACCAAGACAGTAACAGCTCAGATTCAGACACTGCTGAAAAGAAGCTTCCCTGTTCAGAAGACATGGATGGCATGATCCGACTGATGACCACCAGCATGAGTGATGAAAAGATAGTGACAAGCGCTTCCAAAAGTGAGGCCACCAGGCCACTGGTGCGCACTAGCAAGAGTCACGAGAACTATCTTCAGTCAGAGGCAGGCATGGCTTTAGTTGCTATTGACATTGACGATCAGAACTTTGCATACTCATTAGATACACTGACATATCAGGACACTAATTCAGACTCTTCGAATGAAAAGGTTAGTGAACTGCCACAACAGTCACGAAGCTTGCAGAATTCCCCAGAAAAAAAGTCTGATCATGTGAtaggtgagagagagttcaTTCCTGGATTCATTAGCTTAGAAGACTCCAAACCCCAGAAGGGAAGAACCAAGCAAGATGACGAATCTGGGAGGCGATATGATGAGAATGGCTATGGACAATCAGGTGATACAAGTCCCACATCAGATAGCAATGGGTATGGTGATAATGGCTTGTATGCAGATGGTGATGTGGACATTATGCAGCTGAGCATGCGAAGTGATGATTCAGATGCGGAGAGTTTGTATCATCAGCCTACCAAAGGGGTGGACCAACCGTCTGCTGCCCGCCTTGCCAAAAGACTTTTTAATCTGGAGGGCTTTCGCAAGTCGGATGTATCTCGACATTTGTGCAAAAA GAATGACTTCAGTAACCTTGTGGCTGAGGAGTATTTGAAGTATTTTGATTTCCGGGGAGACAGTCTGGATATATCTCTGCGCaagtttctaaataaattttgtctGACGGGTGAAACACAAGAACGGGAGCGAGTTCTTGCACATTTCTCTCGTCACTTTATGGAGTGTAACCCAGGGGCTTTCAATTCTGAAG ATGCTTGTCATACCCTCACATGTGCAATAATGCTGCTGAACACAGATCTTCATGGGCAG aactTAGGTAGAAAGATGACCTGTGCAGACTTCATAGAGAATTTGTCAGAGTTAAATGATGGTGACAACTTTCCAAAAGAAGTGCTGAAGTCAATCTATCAGTCTATCAAAACAGACCCCATTGAATGGGCTGT gGAAGAGAGTTTACCTGAAGGTGAACCTCAGGTAGATGAGCTGGGGACAGGTCCATTGCCTGTCTCGATGCCTTCTCATGCTCTTAATGCCAACCCCTTTCTTGAT TTGCCAGACCCTGGTAAGACTGTTGAGTACAGAGAAGGCTATGTCATGCGTAAGTGTTGCATGGAACCTGACAGACgcaaaa CACCTCTAGGGAAGCGTGGCTGGAAGATGGTGTATGCTGTGCTCCGAGATCTTATTTTGTACCAGTACAAAGACGAACACCAGGTCCGCAAAGGACAGTTTGTAGAGAGTGCCCATAATGTTGTTCGAATACATCATGCTCTCGCCACTAAAGCAACAGACTACACCAAAAAGCAACATGTCTTTCGACTCCAGACTGCAGATTGGGCAGAGTTTCTGTTCCAAACAGG GAGTTCTAGAGAGCTGCAGGAGTGGATTGACACTATAAACCTCGTAGCTGCCACATTGTCAGCACCCCCCTTGCCTGCAGGTGTTGGATCTCAGGCCCGGTTTCAGCGCCCTCTTATGCCTTCATCCTGTACCAAGCTCAGTATT CACGAGCAGCTAAAATGTCATGAGCAGCGAGTGGCTCAGATGGAGCAGGAAATGCAGCTTCATCGTGCAGCTGCCCCTGAGAAAGGTTCCAAATCTAGTGCCATCTCAAACTATATTGAGAAAGAACACTACCTCGAATTTGAG cTGAAACGGTtcaaaacatatatttatctgCTGCAAGCCAAAATAATGGCACCACCAGAATTGGAGCCATCTTTGGTAGAAACAGCCATTGGTGAAGATGAGGAGATCTCCCTTCATGGTTCTCCTGTTGCCTCAGCACCTAGACCCTACTATGGACCTATGTCATCCATGGCCATGGGAACAAGTGCAAGCATTGGCAAAGGCGCCTTCAGCAAGCCTGTGCAACGCAGCCTTTCAGATAG aaatagatTTGAGTGA
- the LOC112568065 gene encoding LOW QUALITY PROTEIN: sphingosine-1-phosphate lyase 1-like (The sequence of the model RefSeq protein was modified relative to this genomic sequence to represent the inferred CDS: inserted 1 base in 1 codon), with translation MSELVRASLSSMTAGLCSCKEWINAICKDLEPWQIILYSCGTTVLIITVKDIIFQEESLKKRTTREFFRLVKKIPAIKRKIEEELSKTRKDIEDSMNKSIKGSNYLRNLPLKGFTEEEVLGMLQQYKQLAKDDWKKGKVSGTVYSGEDKLTELMAKTYGMFAWSNPLHPDVFPDVRKMEAEVVRMCCTMFNGNEDTCGSTTSGGTESIMLACLAYRNIARSRGIKVPEIIVPHTAHAAFDKAASFFHMKITHIPVDEVTCKVDVAAMKRAISRETCMLVVSAPSFPHGIIDPVEEVAELGRKYNVPVHVDCCLGGFLVPFMEKAGYSLAPFDFRVLGVTSISADTHKYGFAPKGSSVIMYRNSALHKQQFFVQPDWPGGIYASPTMAGSRAGAIIAACWATMLYFGEQGYINSTRAIVSTTKYITDELKKVDGIFVYGSPEVCVIGIGSKHFNIYRLFEDLVGKGWIINSLQFPASIHLCVTMPTTQSGVADQFVNDVRTAVEEIMKTPSKDCEGVGAIYGMVQXIPDRSLVEEIAGCFLESCYNTKNVPDSCGQPVANGATHGSK, from the exons ATGTCGGAGCTTGTTAGAGCTTCGCTG agctCCATGACTGCAGGACTGTGTAGTTGCAAGGAGTGGATTAATGCCATATGCAAAGATTTAGAGCCATGGCAAATAATTCTATACAGCTGTGGCACCACTGTCCTCATCATCACAGTGAAAGATATCATATTTCAAGAAGAAA GTCTTAAAAAACGTACCACTAGAGAATTTTTTCGTTTGGTGAAGAAGATACCagccataaaaagaaaaattgaggAGGAACTTTCAAAGACCAGAAAGGATATAGAAGACAGCATGAACAAGTCTATAAAGGGATCAAACTATTTGCGAAATCTTCCACTGAAGGGTTTTACAGAG GAAGAGGTTTTGGGAATGCTTCAGCAGTATAAACAGCTAG CAAAGGATGactggaagaaaggaaaggtgtCTGGCACAGTGTACAGTGGAGAGGATAAACTAACAGAGCTTATGGCAAAG ACATATGGCATGTTTGCCTGGAGCAATCCTCTACATCCAGACGTCTTTCCTGATGTGAGGAAGATGGAAGCTGAAGTGGTGCGCATGTGCTGTACGATGTTCAATGGAAACGAGGACACTTGTGGATCC ACGACATCTGGTGGCACGGAGAGCATCATGTTAGCTTGTTTAGCATACCGCAACATAGCTCGCAGCAGAGGGATCAAAGTGCCAGAAAT aattgttCCTCATACAGCTCATGCTGCTTTTGACAAG GCTGCAAGCTTTTTCCACATGAAGATAACTCACATTCCAGTTGATGAGGTCACATGTAAAGTGGACGTTGCAGCCATGAAACGGGCAATTAGCAGAGAAACTTGCATG CTTGTTGTCTCTGCACCATCATTTCCTCATGGAATTATTGATCCTGTAGAAGAAGTGGCAGAA CTAGGGAGAAAGTATAATGTACCAGTGCATGTAGACTGTTGTCTGGGTGGATTCCTTGTCCCATTCATGGAAAAGGCTGGCTATTCTCTTGCACCTTTTGACTTCCGGGTATTGGGTGTGACCAGCATATCAGCAGACACCCATAAG TACGGTTTTGCACCTAAAGGCTCTTCTGTCATCATGTATCGAAACAGTGCACTTCACAAACAGCAATTCTTTGTTCAACCTGACTGGCCTGGTGGTATTTATGCCTCGCCCACCATGGCAG GTAGCCGTGCTGGAGCCATCATAGCAGCATGCTGGGCCACCATGCTGTACTTTGGTGAGCAAGGCTACATTAACTCCACTCGGGCTATTGTTTCCACTACCAAGTACATCACTGATGA gcTGAAAAAAGTTGATGGCATATTTGTTTATGGAAGTCCAGAAGTGTGTGTAATAGGAATTGGATCTAAGCACTTCAATATCTACCGTCTGTTTGAGGACCTTGTTGGGAAGGGCTGGATCATCAACTCATTGCAGTTTCCCGCTAG CATTCATCTGTGTGTTACCATGCCCACCACCCAGTCAGGTGTAGCTGATCAGTTTGTGAATGATGTCCGGACAGCTGTGGAGGAAATCATGAAAACACCCAGTAAAGACTGTGAGGGGGTG GGTGCCATATATGGCATGGTCC ACATACCAGACCGTTCTCTGGTGGAGGAGATTGCAGGCTGCTTTTTGGAGTCATGCTACAATACCAAGAATGTACCTGATTCTTGTGGGCAACCAGTAGCCAATGGAGCTACACATGGGAGCAAATAA
- the LOC112567911 gene encoding PH and SEC7 domain-containing protein 2-like isoform X1 has product MASKTSPSPSRIPVPVRSPASSSPIPPCYPVREVGSDTSVIPAKRTDNRVRSNSENGIVADTGKSGLVSPQSAKGKGFETFLMTGDMIIRTTPPHQKSRGMEEASSPKSKRIVYDDVEKENMFSLETSSKVSTPSHNESQLIPMPKAPVASFEELSDMSHSSSSGEFVETIRPHGLALTPDSTSLLADTSRLDEAMETLGKLESSLLGSECHSADSTLHEAPSSGDSGVHQDSNSSDSDTAEKKLPCSEDMDGMIRLMTTSMSDEKIVTSASKSEATRPLVRTSKSHENYLQSEAGMALVAIDIDDQNFAYSLDTLTYQDTNSDSSNEKVSELPQQSRSLQNSPEKKSDHVIGEREFIPGFISLEDSKPQKGRTKQDDESGRRYDENGYGQSGDTSPTSDSNGYGDNGLYADGDVDIMQLSMRSDDSDAESLYHQPTKGVDQPSAARLAKRLFNLEGFRKSDVSRHLCKKNDFSNLVAEEYLKYFDFRGDSLDISLRKFLNKFCLTGETQERERVLAHFSRHFMECNPGAFNSEDACHTLTCAIMLLNTDLHGQNLGRKMTCADFIENLSELNDGDNFPKEVLKSIYQSIKTDPIEWAVEESLPEGEPQVDELGTGPLPVSMPSHALNANPFLDLPDPGKTVEYREGYVMRKCCMEPDRRKTPLGKRGWKMVYAVLRDLILYQYKDEHQVRKGQFVESAHNVVRIHHALATKATDYTKKQHVFRLQTADWAEFLFQTGSSRELQEWIDTINLVAATLSAPPLPAGVGSQARFQRPLMPSSCTKLSIHEQLKCHEQRVAQMEQEMQLHRAAAPEKGSKSSAISNYIEKEHYLEFELKRFKTYIYLLQAKIMAPPELEPSLVETAIGEDEEISLHGSPVASAPRPYYGPMSSMAMGTSASIGKGAFSKPVQRSLSDRSLPTCEMMHINEDCFDTRL; this is encoded by the exons ATGGCTAGCAAGACATCCCCTAGCCCTTCAAGGATCCCAGTGCCTGTGAGATCACCAGCATCATCCTCACCTATCCCTCCATGTTACCCTGTTCGGGAAGTGGGTTCCGATACATCTGTCATCCCTGCAAAGCGTACTGACAACAGAGTGCGAAGCAACAGTGAGAATGGGATTGTGGCAGACACTGGAAAGTCAGGGCTTGTGTCTCCTCAGTCAGCAAAGGGTAAAGGTTTTGAAACCTTCCTCATGACTGGTGACATGATCATAAGAACCACACCACCACATCAGAAGTCACGGGGCATGGAGGAAGCTTCATCTCCTAAGTCCAAAAGAATTGTTTATGATGATGTAGAGAAggaaaatatgttttccttGGAGACATCGTCTAAAGTAAGCACTCCATCCCATAATGAATCCCAGCTCATCCCCATGCCTAAGGCGCCAGTGGCGAGTTTCGAGGAACTCTCTGACATGTCCCATTCTTCATCCTCTGGTGAATTTGTAGAAACTATAAGGCCACATGGCCTGGCTCTAACACCTGATTCCACATCACTTCTGGCAGACACTTCACGTCTGGATGAAGCTATGGAAACTTTGGGCAAGCTGGAGTCATCACTGCTGGGGAGCGAGTGCCATAGTGCCGACAGCACGCTGCATGAGGCACCAAGTTCTGGGGACAGTGGCGTCCACCAAGACAGTAACAGCTCAGATTCAGACACTGCTGAAAAGAAGCTTCCCTGTTCAGAAGACATGGATGGCATGATCCGACTGATGACCACCAGCATGAGTGATGAAAAGATAGTGACAAGCGCTTCCAAAAGTGAGGCCACCAGGCCACTGGTGCGCACTAGCAAGAGTCACGAGAACTATCTTCAGTCAGAGGCAGGCATGGCTTTAGTTGCTATTGACATTGACGATCAGAACTTTGCATACTCATTAGATACACTGACATATCAGGACACTAATTCAGACTCTTCGAATGAAAAGGTTAGTGAACTGCCACAACAGTCACGAAGCTTGCAGAATTCCCCAGAAAAAAAGTCTGATCATGTGAtaggtgagagagagttcaTTCCTGGATTCATTAGCTTAGAAGACTCCAAACCCCAGAAGGGAAGAACCAAGCAAGATGACGAATCTGGGAGGCGATATGATGAGAATGGCTATGGACAATCAGGTGATACAAGTCCCACATCAGATAGCAATGGGTATGGTGATAATGGCTTGTATGCAGATGGTGATGTGGACATTATGCAGCTGAGCATGCGAAGTGATGATTCAGATGCGGAGAGTTTGTATCATCAGCCTACCAAAGGGGTGGACCAACCGTCTGCTGCCCGCCTTGCCAAAAGACTTTTTAATCTGGAGGGCTTTCGCAAGTCGGATGTATCTCGACATTTGTGCAAAAA GAATGACTTCAGTAACCTTGTGGCTGAGGAGTATTTGAAGTATTTTGATTTCCGGGGAGACAGTCTGGATATATCTCTGCGCaagtttctaaataaattttgtctGACGGGTGAAACACAAGAACGGGAGCGAGTTCTTGCACATTTCTCTCGTCACTTTATGGAGTGTAACCCAGGGGCTTTCAATTCTGAAG ATGCTTGTCATACCCTCACATGTGCAATAATGCTGCTGAACACAGATCTTCATGGGCAG aactTAGGTAGAAAGATGACCTGTGCAGACTTCATAGAGAATTTGTCAGAGTTAAATGATGGTGACAACTTTCCAAAAGAAGTGCTGAAGTCAATCTATCAGTCTATCAAAACAGACCCCATTGAATGGGCTGT gGAAGAGAGTTTACCTGAAGGTGAACCTCAGGTAGATGAGCTGGGGACAGGTCCATTGCCTGTCTCGATGCCTTCTCATGCTCTTAATGCCAACCCCTTTCTTGAT TTGCCAGACCCTGGTAAGACTGTTGAGTACAGAGAAGGCTATGTCATGCGTAAGTGTTGCATGGAACCTGACAGACgcaaaa CACCTCTAGGGAAGCGTGGCTGGAAGATGGTGTATGCTGTGCTCCGAGATCTTATTTTGTACCAGTACAAAGACGAACACCAGGTCCGCAAAGGACAGTTTGTAGAGAGTGCCCATAATGTTGTTCGAATACATCATGCTCTCGCCACTAAAGCAACAGACTACACCAAAAAGCAACATGTCTTTCGACTCCAGACTGCAGATTGGGCAGAGTTTCTGTTCCAAACAGG GAGTTCTAGAGAGCTGCAGGAGTGGATTGACACTATAAACCTCGTAGCTGCCACATTGTCAGCACCCCCCTTGCCTGCAGGTGTTGGATCTCAGGCCCGGTTTCAGCGCCCTCTTATGCCTTCATCCTGTACCAAGCTCAGTATT CACGAGCAGCTAAAATGTCATGAGCAGCGAGTGGCTCAGATGGAGCAGGAAATGCAGCTTCATCGTGCAGCTGCCCCTGAGAAAGGTTCCAAATCTAGTGCCATCTCAAACTATATTGAGAAAGAACACTACCTCGAATTTGAG cTGAAACGGTtcaaaacatatatttatctgCTGCAAGCCAAAATAATGGCACCACCAGAATTGGAGCCATCTTTGGTAGAAACAGCCATTGGTGAAGATGAGGAGATCTCCCTTCATGGTTCTCCTGTTGCCTCAGCACCTAGACCCTACTATGGACCTATGTCATCCATGGCCATGGGAACAAGTGCAAGCATTGGCAAAGGCGCCTTCAGCAAGCCTGTGCAACGCAGCCTTTCAGATAG